From a single Planctellipticum variicoloris genomic region:
- a CDS encoding DUF1801 domain-containing protein has product MQSSAATVAEYLAELPADRRAALDTVRKVILTNLDDGYEEGMLYGMIGYYVPHRIYPAGYHCDPTQPLGLVCLASQKNYMSLYLSCVSDSDDGCSGQRENWFTEAWARTGKKLDMGKSCIRFRRVEDLALEVIGEVIRRFPVKTYIEYYESTLKANALRKSDQTKTRKTPKSTSRRSSKSS; this is encoded by the coding sequence ATGCAAAGTTCCGCCGCCACTGTCGCCGAGTACCTGGCGGAGCTCCCCGCCGACCGCCGCGCCGCCCTGGACACGGTGCGAAAGGTGATCCTGACGAACCTCGACGACGGTTACGAAGAGGGGATGCTGTACGGGATGATCGGCTACTACGTTCCGCACCGGATCTACCCGGCGGGATATCACTGCGATCCGACGCAGCCGTTGGGACTTGTTTGTCTGGCATCGCAGAAAAACTACATGTCGCTGTATCTCTCGTGCGTCTCTGACTCCGATGACGGCTGCAGCGGCCAGCGGGAAAACTGGTTCACGGAGGCCTGGGCCAGAACCGGCAAGAAACTGGACATGGGGAAAAGCTGCATCCGGTTCCGCAGGGTCGAGGACCTGGCGCTGGAGGTGATTGGCGAAGTCATTCGCCGCTTTCCCGTAAAGACTTATATCGAGTATTACGAGTCGACTTTGAAGGCGAATGCCCTGCGGAAGTCGGACCAGACGAAAACTCGGAAAACGCCGAAGTCGACTTCCCGGAGATCCAGCAAGTCGTCATAG
- the rsmH gene encoding 16S rRNA (cytosine(1402)-N(4))-methyltransferase RsmH — MTEPAPDKPPRRPRYRGSHPRQFREKYKELQPERYAEDVARVLAGGKTPAGSHRPIMVREILEVLKPQPGETAVDCTLGYGGHAQELLKAVQPGGRLLGIDADPIELPKTEARLRGLGFPPDSLLVRRMNFAGAAAWIAEVAPDGADVLLADLGLSSMQIDDPDRGFTFKAAGPLDMRMNPSRGKSAADLLAQLDADELAELLTENADQFGAKELAAALIERQQHRPLTTTADFADAIRQAISRWRLATDDVEATVRRVFQAVRIAVNDELGSLDGFLRTLPYCLRPGGRVALLTFHSGEDRRVKQAFKAGLQSGVFSSIAGDVVRAGSEEQRANPRSSPAKLRWAIRADD; from the coding sequence ATGACCGAACCCGCTCCCGACAAGCCGCCCCGACGCCCGCGTTACCGTGGCTCGCATCCGCGGCAGTTCCGCGAGAAGTACAAGGAACTGCAACCGGAGCGGTACGCCGAGGACGTCGCCCGAGTACTGGCGGGGGGAAAGACTCCTGCGGGATCGCACCGGCCGATCATGGTCCGCGAAATTCTGGAGGTGCTGAAACCGCAGCCGGGCGAGACGGCGGTCGACTGCACGCTGGGCTATGGGGGCCACGCGCAGGAACTGTTGAAGGCTGTCCAGCCGGGCGGGCGACTGCTGGGGATCGACGCTGATCCGATCGAGCTGCCGAAGACCGAGGCCCGATTGCGAGGACTCGGATTTCCCCCCGACTCGCTGCTGGTCCGACGGATGAATTTTGCGGGCGCGGCGGCCTGGATCGCCGAAGTCGCCCCGGATGGCGCCGACGTCCTGCTCGCGGATCTGGGGCTGTCGTCGATGCAGATCGACGATCCGGACCGCGGATTCACATTTAAGGCCGCTGGTCCGCTCGACATGCGGATGAATCCCTCACGGGGGAAGTCCGCCGCGGACCTGCTGGCTCAACTGGATGCGGACGAACTGGCCGAGCTGTTGACTGAAAACGCCGATCAGTTCGGAGCGAAGGAGTTGGCCGCAGCCCTCATCGAACGGCAGCAGCACCGACCTCTGACGACAACCGCCGATTTTGCCGACGCGATCCGGCAGGCGATTTCGCGCTGGCGGCTGGCGACGGACGACGTGGAAGCGACCGTCCGAAGGGTGTTCCAGGCGGTGCGGATCGCGGTCAACGATGAGCTGGGCTCGCTCGACGGGTTCCTGCGGACATTGCCGTATTGTCTGCGGCCCGGCGGGCGCGTGGCGCTGCTGACGTTTCATTCCGGAGAAGACCGGCGGGTCAAGCAGGCGTTCAAGGCGGGGCTGCAGAGCGGCGTCTTTTCGTCGATCGCCGGCGATGTCGTCCGTGCCGGCTCCGAGGAGCAGCGGGCGAATCCGCGATCGTCGCCGGCGAAGCTGCGGTGGGCCATTCGAGCCGACGACTGA